A portion of the Carya illinoinensis cultivar Pawnee chromosome 11, C.illinoinensisPawnee_v1, whole genome shotgun sequence genome contains these proteins:
- the LOC122281113 gene encoding trifunctional UDP-glucose 4,6-dehydratase/UDP-4-keto-6-deoxy-D-glucose 3,5-epimerase/UDP-4-keto-L-rhamnose-reductase RHM1, producing the protein MATYTPKNILITGAAGFIASHVANRLIRNYPDYKIVVLDKLDYCSNLKNLLPSKSSPSIKFVKGDIGSADLVNYLLITESIDTIMHFAAQTHVDNSFGNSFEFTKNNIYGTHVLLEACKVTGQIRRFIHVSTDEVYGETDEDAVVGNHEASQLLPTNPYSATKAGAEMLVMAYGRSYGLPVITTRGNNVYGPNQFPEKLIPKFILLAMQGKPLPIHGDGSNVRSYLYCEDVAEAFEVILHKGEVGHVYNIGTKKERRVIDVAKDICRLFSMDPETSIKFVENRPFNDQRYFLDDQKLKILGWSERTTWEEGLKKTMEWYINNPDWWGDVSGALLPHPRMLMMPGGIERHFDGPEEEKSASFVPSNTRMLVPPSKSTGSPRKHSLKFLIYGRTGWLGGLLGKICEKQGIPFEYGRGRLEDRSSLLADLQSVKPTHVFNAAGVTGRPNVDWCESHKTETIRTNVAGTLTLADVCREHGLLMMNFATGCIFEYDAAHPEGSGIGFTEEDKPNFTGSFYSKTKAMVEELLKEYDNVCTLRVRMPISSDLNNPRNFITKISRYSKVVNIPNSMTVLDELLPISIEMAKRNLRGIWNFTNPGVVSHNEILEMYKQYIDPDFKWANFTLEEQAKVIVAPRSNNEMDGTKLKKEFPELLSIKESLIKYVFEPNKKNFAV; encoded by the exons ATGGCTACTTATACCCCAAAGAACATCCTCATTACTGGGGCCGCTGGGTTCATTGCATCCCATGTTGCCAACCGGCTCATCCGTAATTACCCTGACTACAAGATCGTTGTACTCGACAAGCTTGATTACTGCTCGAATCTAAAAAACCTCCTTCCCTCTAAATCATCTCCTAGTATCAAGTTCGTAAAGGGGGACATTGGCAGTGCTGACCTTGTCAACTACCTTCTCATCACTGAGTCTATCGACACTATAATGCACTTTGCAGCCCAGACCCATGTTGACAACTCATTTGGTAACAGCTTTGAGTTTACCAAGAACAATATTTATGGTACACATGTCCTTTTGGAAGCCTGCAAGGTCACTGGCCAGATCAGGAGGTTCATCCATGTGAGTACAGACGAAGTCTATGGCGAGACAGACGAGGATGCTGTTGTGGGAAACCATGAGGCTTCTCAACTCCTCCCAACAAACCCATACTCTGCAACAAAAGCTGGAGCAGAAATGCTTGTCATGGCATATGGTAGATCGTACGGGTTACCTGTGATAACGACACGTGGGAACAATGTTTATGGGCCAAATCAGTTCCCTGAGAAATTGATTCCAAAGTTCATCCTCTTGGCAATGCAAGGGAAGCCTCTTCCAATTCATGGTGATGGTTCTAATGTGAGGAGTTATTTGTATTGTGAGGATGTTGCTGAGGCTTTTGAAGTCATTCTTCACAAGGGAGAGGTAGGTCATGTTTACAATATCGGGACAAAGAAGGAAAGGAGAGTTATTGATGTGGCCAAAGATATATGCAGACTTTTCTCAATGGACCCAGAGACAAGCATTAAGTTTGTAGAGAACAGACCATTTAATGACCAGAGGTACTTTCTAGATGATCAGAAGCTGAAGATCTTGGGATGGTCCGAGCGAACTACTTGGGAAGAGGGGCTTAAGAAGACCATGGAGTGGTACATCAACAACCCTGATTGGTGGGGTGACGTCTCTGGGGCATTGCTTCCTCATCCTAGAATGCTGATGATGCCTGGTGGGATTGAGAGACACTTTGATGGACCTGAAGAGGAGAAGTCTGCATCTTTCGTCCCAAGTAATACCCGGATGCTGGTTCCACCTTCCAAAAGCACCGGCTCTCCTCGAAAACACTCCTTGAAATTCTTAATCTATGGTAGGACTGGTTGGCTTGGAGGTCTGCTTGGGAAGATATGTGAGAAACAAGGGATTCCATTTGAATATGGAAGAGGGCGTCTAGAGGATCGGTCATCACTTTTAGCAGATCTTCAGAGTGTTAAGCCAACCCATGTTTTTAATGCTGCTGGTGTGACTGGTAGACCCAACGTGGATTGGTGCGAGTCTCACAAGACAGAAACAATTCGCACAAATGTTGCTGGAACCTTAACCTTAGCAGATGTTTGCAGAGAGCATGGACTCTTGATGATGAATTTTGCTACAGGATGTATATTTGAGTATGATGCTGCACATCCTGAAGGTTCTGGCATTGGGTTTACAGAGGAAGACAAACCCAATTTCACCGGTTCTTTCTATTCCAAAACCAAGGCTATG GTTGAAGAGCTGTTGAAAGAATACGATAATGTCTGCACTCTAAGAGTTAGGATGCCAATATCATCTGACCTAAACAACCCACGCAACTTCATAACTAAGATTTCTCGTTATAGCAAAGTGGTTAACATTCCAAATAGCATGACTGTCTTGGATGAGCTTCTACCCATCTCCATTGAGATGGCAAAGAGGAATTTGAGGGGAATATGGAACTTCACAAATCCTGGGGTTGTAAGCCACAACGAGATTCTTGAGATGTACAAGCAATACATTGACCCTGACTTCAAGTGGGCGAACTTCACGCTTGAAGAGCAGGCTAAGGTCATAGTGGCCCCTCGAAGCAACAATGAGATGGATGGGACAAAGTTGAAGAAAGAGTTCCCGGAGCTGCTATCTATCAAGGAATCGCTGATTAAATACGTCTTTGAACCAAACAAGAAGAACTTTGCAGTATAA
- the LOC122282486 gene encoding uncharacterized protein LOC122282486, which yields MQGLLERDDSVEECLQEASLYQMPCNLRQLFATILVYCNPANPRYLWEHFEQDMSPDFQLIEHSQSNVRMQVLRSISMTLESMGRYINSFQLLDRNIHFDEDEFLSKEIDDELAVLIPEEDILASTLLNREQQIVYNLVSENVFSNQNAAFFIDGPDGTGKTFLYKALLATIRSRHLIALATASFGVVALILPGGRTTHSRFKINLDNNKNFICSVSKQSGLAKLLQVTKLIIWDETSMSRKEAIEALDRMLKDVNDSELSFGGKVIIFGGDFHQILPVVLKGTRQQQIDVSLVSSYLWPTLTKIRLTENMRARLDPDFSNYILELGNEMPPITIDEYAKIPTTMLIPYQNDTAFLDHFLDAVFNDISEYSVNISNMMNRAILTPKNSYVDEINILLIQRFSGEIKQYYSFDETIDASEQAIMEDFLNTLTPNGFPPHQLLLKQNCPIILLRNINPSEGLCNGTRLICCNFDHNVIHAEIEHLPFIENVAVQVSEKQWMLQLTADLEIFN from the coding sequence ATGCAGGGTTTATTAGAAAGAGATGATAGTGTAGAAGAATGTTTACAGGAAGCATCTCTATATCAAATGCCTTGTAATTTACGCCAGTTATTTGCAACCATTTTGGTCTATTGTAATCCAGCAAATCCAAGATATCTTTGGGAACATTTTGAACAAGACATGTCACCTGATTTTCAATTAATTGAACATTCTCAATCAAATGTGAGAATGCAAGTTTTACGCTCCATCTCCATGACACTTGAATCAATGGGTagatacattaattcattccaaCTTCTTGATCGAAACATTcattttgatgaagatgaatTTTTGTCCAAAGAGATTGATGATGAATTAGCTGTTTTAATTCCAGAAGAGGATATTCTTGCATCAACACTACTCAATAGAGAGCAACAAATTGTTTACAATTTGGTTTCAGAAAATGTTTTCTCAAATCAAAATGCTGCATTTTTTATAGATGGGCCTGACGGAACTGGAAAGACATTTTTATATAAGGCACTTCTTgcaacaataaggtcaagacattTAATTGCTCTTGCAACTGCTTCATTTGGTGTGGTTGCATTAATTCTACCTGGAGGTCGAACAACACATTCAcgatttaaaataaatctagacaataataaaaatttcatatgcaGTGTTAGCAAACAAAGTGGACTCGCAAAACTATTACAAGTAACAAAGTTGATTATATGGGATGAAACTTCTATGTCAAGAAAAGAAGCCATTGAAGCATTAGACAGAATGttgaaagatgtcaatgattcagAACTATCTTTCGGTGGAaaagttattatatttggaggagATTTTCACCAAATTTTACCTGTTGTTCTAAAAGGCACAAGACAACAACAAATTGATGTTAGCTTGGTTTCCTCTTATCTGTGGCCCACATTAACAAAGATTCGTCTGACTGAAAATATGCGCGCAAGATTGGATCCAGATTTTTCAAACTATATATTAGAATTAGGCAATGAAATGCCACCGATTACAATCGATGAATATGCCAAGATTCCTACAACCATGTTAATCCCATATCAAAATGATACTGCTTTTTTGGATCACTTCTTAGATGctgtttttaatgatatttcagaATATTCAGTAAATATTTCTAACATGATGAACCGTGCCATATTGACACCAAAGAACAGTTATGTAGACGAGATAAACATTTTGTTGATACAGAGATTTTCAGGAGAGATTAAACAGTATTACAGCTTTGATGAAACAATTGATGCATCCGAACAAGCAATTATGGAGGATTTCTTAAATACATTAACTCCAAATGGATTCCCTCCACATCAATTATTGCTCAAACAGAATTGTCCTATCATATTGCTTAGAAATATTAATCCTTCTGAAGGATTATGCAATGGAACACGACTGATTTGTTGTAATTTTGATCATAATGTCATTCATGCAGAAATT